One segment of Echeneis naucrates chromosome 15, fEcheNa1.1, whole genome shotgun sequence DNA contains the following:
- the ikzf5 gene encoding zinc finger protein Pegasus isoform X1: MGEEKPDTLDFVKDFQEYLSQQTQHVNMISGSVSGVKEADELPADCSQNGLDHPSVDMSLEDGSGILVDGFERTYDGKLKCRYCNYATRGTARLIEHIRIHTGEKPHRCHLCPFASAYERHLEAHMRSHTGEKPYKCELCSFRCSDRSNLSHHRRRRHKLLPMKGARSLSHKKMLSVLQKKASSLGYGRRLLINFSPPSMVVHKADNVNDFSHELPHLRQETYDNQNRAVEDGLSTNQNHHHHEMVMDNPLNQLSTLAGQLASLPSDSQGQTQPPMSPGAESIVDEKPFLIQQPHPATAPVAVSSSMAHASSSSPITPEPRAPPHSNCSPGGGPCSEHSGRTSTPSISNSQPSTPAPGLSAPLQDSHMLHHCQHCDIYFPDNILYTIHMGCHGYENPFQCNICGHKCKSKYDFACHFARGQHK; this comes from the exons ATGGGTGAGGAAAAGCCGGACACGCTGGACTTTGTGAAGGATTTCCAGGAATATCTCAGCCAGCAGACTCAACATGTCAACATGATATCAGGCTCTGTCAGCGGAGTCAAAGAGGCCGACGAGCTGCCTGCAG ACTGCAGTCAAAATGGATTGGACCACCCTTCAGTGGACATGTCTTTGGAAGATGGCTCTGGGATACTTGTGGATGGTTTTGAGAGGACCTATGACGGCAAGCTGAAGTGTCGCTACTGCAACTATGCCACCAGAGGGACAGCACGACTCATTGAGCACATCCGAATTCACACAG GAGAGAAGCCACACCGCTGCCACCTTTGCCCATTTGCCTCTGCCTATGAGCGCCATCTGGAGGCCCACATGCGATCGCACACAGGTGAGAAGCCCTACAAGTGTGAGCTATGCTCTTTCCGCTGCAGTGATCGGAGCAACTTGTCGCACCATCGCCGCCGGCGGCACAAACTCCTGCCAATGAAAGGTGCTCGGTCACTTTCACACAAGAAAATGCTGAGTGTTTTACAGAAGAAGGCCAGCTCACTGGGCTATGGCCGCCGACTCCTAATCAACTTCAGCCCACCTTCAATGGTCGTGCACAAAGCTGACAATGTGAATGACTTCTCTCATGAGCTGCCACACTTACGTCAGGAGACCTATGATAATCAGAATCGAGCAGTGGAGGATGGGCTTTCCACAAATCAAAATCACCATCACCATGAGATGGTCATGGACAACCCCCTGAATCAGCTGTCCACCCTGGCAGGCCAGTTGGCTAGCCTCCCCTCAGATTCTCAGGGTCAGACTCAACCCCCCATGTCTCCGGGGGCAGAATCTATTGTTGATGAGAAGCCCTTCCTCATCCAGCAACCCCACCCTGCCACAGCTCCAGTGGCTGTCTCATCCAGCATGGCTcatgcctcctcctcttccccaaTCACACCAGAGCCCAGGGCTCCTCCCCACAGCAATTGCAGCCCAGGAGGGGGACCCTGCAGTGAGCACAGTGGGCGCACCAGTACCCCTAGTATCTCCAACAGCCAACCCAGTACACCAGCTCCAGGCCTGTCTGCCCCACTCCAGGACTCACACATGTTGCATCACTGCCAACACTGTGACATCTACTTCCCAGACAACATCCTCTACACCATCCACATGGGCTGCCATGGCTACGAAAACCCATTCCAGTGCAACATCTGTGGCCACAAGTGCAAAAGCAAGTACGACTTTGCCTGCCACTTTGCCCGTGGCCAGCACAAGTAA
- the ikzf5 gene encoding zinc finger protein Pegasus isoform X2, protein MGEEKPDTLDFVKDFQEYLSQQTQHVNMISGSVSGVKEADELPAGNLTVNGQNGLDHPSVDMSLEDGSGILVDGFERTYDGKLKCRYCNYATRGTARLIEHIRIHTGEKPHRCHLCPFASAYERHLEAHMRSHTGEKPYKCELCSFRCSDRSNLSHHRRRRHKLLPMKGARSLSHKKMLSVLQKKASSLGYGRRLLINFSPPSMVVHKADNVNDFSHELPHLRQETYDNQNRAVEDGLSTNQNHHHHEMVMDNPLNQLSTLAGQLASLPSDSQGQTQPPMSPGAESIVDEKPFLIQQPHPATAPVAVSSSMAHASSSSPITPEPRAPPHSNCSPGGGPCSEHSGRTSTPSISNSQPSTPAPGLSAPLQDSHMLHHCQHCDIYFPDNILYTIHMGCHGYENPFQCNICGHKCKSKYDFACHFARGQHK, encoded by the exons ATGGGTGAGGAAAAGCCGGACACGCTGGACTTTGTGAAGGATTTCCAGGAATATCTCAGCCAGCAGACTCAACATGTCAACATGATATCAGGCTCTGTCAGCGGAGTCAAAGAGGCCGACGAGCTGCCTGCAGGTAATCTAACTGTAAATGG TCAAAATGGATTGGACCACCCTTCAGTGGACATGTCTTTGGAAGATGGCTCTGGGATACTTGTGGATGGTTTTGAGAGGACCTATGACGGCAAGCTGAAGTGTCGCTACTGCAACTATGCCACCAGAGGGACAGCACGACTCATTGAGCACATCCGAATTCACACAG GAGAGAAGCCACACCGCTGCCACCTTTGCCCATTTGCCTCTGCCTATGAGCGCCATCTGGAGGCCCACATGCGATCGCACACAGGTGAGAAGCCCTACAAGTGTGAGCTATGCTCTTTCCGCTGCAGTGATCGGAGCAACTTGTCGCACCATCGCCGCCGGCGGCACAAACTCCTGCCAATGAAAGGTGCTCGGTCACTTTCACACAAGAAAATGCTGAGTGTTTTACAGAAGAAGGCCAGCTCACTGGGCTATGGCCGCCGACTCCTAATCAACTTCAGCCCACCTTCAATGGTCGTGCACAAAGCTGACAATGTGAATGACTTCTCTCATGAGCTGCCACACTTACGTCAGGAGACCTATGATAATCAGAATCGAGCAGTGGAGGATGGGCTTTCCACAAATCAAAATCACCATCACCATGAGATGGTCATGGACAACCCCCTGAATCAGCTGTCCACCCTGGCAGGCCAGTTGGCTAGCCTCCCCTCAGATTCTCAGGGTCAGACTCAACCCCCCATGTCTCCGGGGGCAGAATCTATTGTTGATGAGAAGCCCTTCCTCATCCAGCAACCCCACCCTGCCACAGCTCCAGTGGCTGTCTCATCCAGCATGGCTcatgcctcctcctcttccccaaTCACACCAGAGCCCAGGGCTCCTCCCCACAGCAATTGCAGCCCAGGAGGGGGACCCTGCAGTGAGCACAGTGGGCGCACCAGTACCCCTAGTATCTCCAACAGCCAACCCAGTACACCAGCTCCAGGCCTGTCTGCCCCACTCCAGGACTCACACATGTTGCATCACTGCCAACACTGTGACATCTACTTCCCAGACAACATCCTCTACACCATCCACATGGGCTGCCATGGCTACGAAAACCCATTCCAGTGCAACATCTGTGGCCACAAGTGCAAAAGCAAGTACGACTTTGCCTGCCACTTTGCCCGTGGCCAGCACAAGTAA